The following are encoded in a window of Flavobacterium psychrotrophum genomic DNA:
- a CDS encoding aminotransferase class V-fold PLP-dependent enzyme, whose translation MLDINAIRADFPILNEKVNGKPLVYFDNGATSQKPQVVIDAITKYYSTINANIHRGVHTLSQLATDAYEASRETIRKHINAAHAHEVLFTSGTTHGINLVASGFTQFVKAGDEVMVSAMEHHSNIVPWQMLCERTGAILTVIPMNEKGELIMADFDRLLTEKTKIVAVNHISNALGTINPIKYIIDKAHAAGAAVFIDGAQAAPHLKPDVQALDADFYAFSGHKTCGPTGSGILYGKEAWLEKLPPYQGGGEMIKEVTFEKTTYAGLPHKFEAGTPHIEGGIVLGTAIDYLNGIGFDAIGAYEHTLLEYGTQRLLEIDGMQLIGTAAEKASVISFNLQGIHPYDVGAIVDKMGIAVRTGHHCAQPVMNAFCIPGTVRASFAFYNTKEEIDSFITAVKKAQMMLG comes from the coding sequence ATGTTAGATATAAATGCCATAAGGGCAGATTTTCCGATACTTAACGAAAAAGTAAACGGCAAGCCCCTTGTATATTTTGATAACGGCGCCACATCTCAAAAGCCGCAGGTGGTTATAGATGCCATTACAAAATACTACAGTACAATAAACGCAAACATTCACCGCGGGGTGCATACCCTTAGCCAACTGGCTACCGATGCCTATGAGGCTTCGCGCGAAACCATACGCAAGCACATTAATGCTGCCCACGCGCACGAGGTGCTTTTTACCAGTGGTACTACACACGGTATTAACCTGGTGGCAAGTGGTTTTACCCAGTTTGTAAAAGCGGGTGATGAGGTAATGGTATCTGCTATGGAGCACCACAGTAACATAGTGCCATGGCAAATGCTGTGCGAACGCACAGGCGCTATCCTTACGGTTATCCCTATGAATGAAAAGGGCGAACTGATCATGGCAGACTTTGACCGCCTGCTTACCGAAAAGACTAAGATCGTTGCGGTAAACCATATCAGTAATGCTCTGGGAACCATAAATCCCATAAAATACATTATAGACAAAGCCCATGCGGCAGGTGCAGCAGTATTTATAGACGGTGCACAGGCAGCCCCGCACCTTAAACCCGATGTACAGGCGCTGGATGCCGATTTTTACGCCTTTAGCGGGCATAAAACCTGCGGGCCTACCGGTAGTGGTATTTTATACGGAAAAGAGGCGTGGCTCGAAAAATTACCCCCTTACCAGGGCGGTGGCGAAATGATAAAGGAAGTTACCTTTGAAAAAACTACCTATGCAGGGCTTCCGCACAAGTTTGAAGCAGGTACGCCGCACATAGAGGGTGGTATTGTACTGGGTACAGCCATAGATTACCTTAACGGCATTGGCTTTGATGCCATAGGAGCTTACGAACACACGCTTTTAGAATATGGCACGCAGCGCCTTTTAGAAATAGACGGCATGCAGCTTATAGGCACTGCCGCAGAAAAAGCGTCGGTAATATCATTCAACCTGCAGGGCATCCACCCGTATGATGTGGGCGCTATTGTAGACAAAATGGGCATTGCCGTGCGCACCGGGCACCACTGTGCACAACCGGTTATGAATGCGTTTTGTATTCCCGGTACAGTAAGGGCATCCTTTGCTTTTTATAATACCAAAGAAGAAATAGACAGCTTTATAACAGCAGTCAAAAAAGCCCAGATGATGCTGGGATAG
- a CDS encoding OmpA family protein yields the protein MLRALALLLLLMFPKVLMAQEETVYSVYFEFDKFNLDDKQGNNVVAFIKGIDTTRIETIQIFGYTDDRGKDAYNYKLSTNRANTIKDKMVTQGVKNKIIITIEGKGRILLEEDIDNVSEARSKNRRVDVVVNFKPLPPPKLEPGMYNNLKDGLIVGDRIYLENILFEKGSSQLTLSSKKELDRLTKLLQKYKNLQFEIQGHICCTPTFQKEAIDMGTRKRELSENRAKSVYKYFIARKIPLARMTYKGYGNTKPLGKGAEYDRRVELVITKI from the coding sequence ATGCTAAGAGCCCTCGCCTTACTGTTACTGCTTATGTTTCCTAAAGTGCTGATGGCACAGGAGGAAACAGTTTACTCAGTATATTTTGAATTTGACAAGTTTAACCTCGACGATAAGCAGGGTAATAATGTTGTTGCATTTATTAAGGGTATTGATACCACGCGTATTGAAACCATACAGATATTTGGCTATACAGACGACAGGGGTAAGGATGCTTATAACTATAAGCTGAGTACAAACAGGGCAAATACCATTAAAGATAAAATGGTAACCCAGGGCGTAAAAAACAAGATCATCATTACCATAGAGGGTAAAGGGCGCATATTGCTCGAAGAAGATATAGACAATGTAAGCGAGGCGCGTTCTAAAAACCGCCGTGTAGACGTTGTGGTAAACTTTAAACCGCTGCCGCCTCCTAAACTGGAGCCCGGTATGTACAACAATCTTAAGGATGGCCTTATAGTGGGCGACCGTATTTACCTTGAAAACATTTTGTTTGAAAAAGGAAGCAGCCAGCTAACCCTGAGCAGTAAAAAAGAACTGGACAGGCTTACAAAACTGTTGCAAAAATACAAGAACCTGCAATTCGAAATACAGGGTCACATTTGCTGTACGCCTACCTTTCAAAAGGAAGCCATAGATATGGGTACACGCAAACGTGAACTTTCTGAAAACCGTGCAAAAAGTGTATATAAATACTTTATTGCAAGAAAAATACCGCTTGCCCGAATGACATATAAGGGCTACGGCAATACCAAGCCATTGGGCAAAGGTGCGGAGTATGACCGCCGTGTAGAGCTGGTAATCACTAAAATTTAA
- a CDS encoding KUP/HAK/KT family potassium transporter produces the protein MTVSSSHKNINQVTVGGLLVTLGIIYGDIGTSPLYTMKAIIGEVPIDKDVVLGALSCIFWTLTLQTTLKYVILTLQADNKGEGGIFSLYTLVKRLKKKGLIVPAIIGGSALLADGIITPPVSVSSAIEGLKIYEPGLNTVPIVIGILFVLFAIQRFGTSLVGKFFGPMMLIWFGMLGVLGIIPMFHNIEVLKALNPYYAIHLLSIHHDGFYVLGFVFLCTTGAEALYSDMGHCGRGNIRMSWGFVKAMLVLNYFGQGVYLMEHSGKTLTTLSGNPDVPGNPFYLLMPQWFLPFGIAIATAAAVIASQALISGSFTLISEAMRLNFWPKVSVKFPTELKGQIYIPSINWLLFWGCVFVVLHFKESGAMEAAYGLAIVLCMIMTTTLLGYFMVMRRYNKIFIIATMLVYFSIEFSFLAANISKFHEGGYISLGIAGLLAFVMFVWYTAKKIRSEYTEFTKIDNYKNVLAELSNDESIPKYATHLVYMTNAGMGDEIESKIIYSILQKRPKRADIYWFVHVNVVDEPYRMDYKVREIIKDDVIRVDFYLGFRVQPRINLMFKQVVKDLVKKGEVDITSRYESLNRNNVIGDFKFVIIEKFLSYDNELPWFERIILDIYFVLKKVSLSEGRAFGLDSSSVKVEKFPIVIHPPEDISLCRITDKTDKTIH, from the coding sequence ATTACCGTGAGCTCAAGTCACAAGAACATTAACCAGGTTACCGTCGGAGGGCTGTTGGTTACATTGGGGATCATCTACGGAGACATAGGAACTTCTCCATTATATACAATGAAAGCCATAATAGGAGAAGTCCCTATTGACAAAGATGTGGTACTGGGTGCACTATCGTGCATTTTCTGGACGCTTACCCTTCAAACCACCCTAAAGTATGTTATCCTTACACTACAGGCAGACAATAAGGGCGAGGGAGGTATCTTTTCATTGTACACACTTGTAAAACGTTTAAAAAAGAAAGGCCTTATTGTACCGGCCATCATTGGGGGTAGTGCCCTCCTTGCAGACGGTATTATTACACCTCCCGTATCGGTATCATCCGCAATCGAAGGTTTAAAAATTTACGAACCGGGGCTTAACACGGTGCCTATTGTTATAGGTATCCTGTTTGTACTGTTTGCCATACAGCGTTTTGGCACCAGCCTGGTGGGTAAATTCTTTGGCCCCATGATGCTTATATGGTTTGGTATGCTGGGTGTGCTGGGCATCATCCCTATGTTTCATAACATAGAGGTGCTTAAGGCGCTAAACCCTTACTATGCCATTCACTTACTAAGCATTCACCATGACGGTTTCTATGTGCTAGGCTTTGTATTTCTATGTACCACAGGGGCAGAAGCGCTATATAGCGACATGGGTCACTGCGGGCGTGGTAACATACGCATGAGCTGGGGTTTTGTAAAAGCCATGCTGGTACTTAACTACTTTGGGCAGGGCGTTTACCTTATGGAACATAGCGGTAAAACCCTTACAACCCTTAGCGGAAACCCCGATGTGCCGGGTAACCCGTTCTACCTGCTTATGCCACAATGGTTCCTGCCGTTTGGTATTGCCATTGCTACAGCCGCTGCGGTTATAGCATCGCAGGCATTGATAAGCGGATCGTTTACACTAATTAGTGAGGCCATGCGCCTTAACTTCTGGCCAAAGGTTTCGGTAAAATTCCCTACAGAGCTTAAAGGGCAAATCTATATTCCGTCAATCAACTGGTTATTATTCTGGGGGTGTGTATTTGTAGTACTCCACTTTAAAGAATCGGGCGCTATGGAGGCGGCATACGGCCTCGCCATTGTGCTCTGTATGATCATGACTACTACGCTCTTGGGATACTTTATGGTAATGCGGCGTTATAATAAAATATTTATCATTGCCACCATGCTGGTATATTTCAGCATAGAGTTTTCGTTTTTGGCAGCAAACATCAGCAAATTCCACGAAGGGGGTTATATATCACTAGGTATCGCGGGCTTACTTGCCTTTGTAATGTTTGTATGGTATACCGCTAAGAAAATCCGCAGCGAGTACACTGAGTTTACCAAGATAGACAATTATAAAAATGTACTTGCAGAACTTAGTAATGATGAGTCTATACCTAAATATGCCACGCACCTTGTGTACATGACTAACGCAGGTATGGGCGATGAAATAGAGTCGAAGATCATTTACTCGATACTGCAAAAAAGGCCAAAACGTGCCGATATCTATTGGTTTGTTCACGTTAATGTGGTAGATGAGCCTTACCGTATGGATTATAAAGTGCGCGAAATTATAAAAGATGACGTTATAAGGGTAGACTTCTACCTGGGCTTCAGGGTACAGCCGCGCATTAACCTTATGTTTAAGCAGGTAGTTAAAGACCTGGTTAAAAAAGGCGAGGTAGATATTACCAGCCGATACGAATCGCTTAACAGGAACAACGTTATTGGCGACTTTAAGTTTGTAATCATCGAGAAATTCCTTAGCTACGATAATGAGTTGCCGTGGTTTGAGCGTATCATACTTGATATTTACTTCGTGCTTAAAAAAGTCAGCCTTTCAGAAGGGCGTGCCTTTGGGCTTGACAGCAGCTCTGTAAAGGTTGAAAAATTCCCTATTGTTATACATCCGCCAGAAGATATCAGCCTGTGCAGGATAACCGATAAGACTGACAAAACAATTCATTAG
- a CDS encoding 3-hydroxyanthranilate 3,4-dioxygenase, with translation MALMKPFNLNKWIDENRHLLKPPVGNKNIYPAADDYIVMVVAGPNARKDYHYNETEELFYQLEGSIKVIVQDEGERKEMELHAGDMYLHPARVPHSPVRSEGSIGLVIERVRAGRGFTDGLLWHCENCNHKLYEVFFELHNIEKDFLPHYRHFYSSEALRTCDKCGTVLPADKRYVAEE, from the coding sequence ATGGCATTAATGAAGCCTTTTAACCTGAACAAATGGATAGACGAAAACCGCCATTTGCTTAAACCACCCGTAGGCAATAAAAATATATACCCCGCTGCAGATGACTATATTGTAATGGTTGTTGCCGGTCCTAACGCCCGTAAAGATTACCATTATAACGAAACCGAAGAGCTTTTTTACCAGCTGGAAGGCAGTATAAAGGTTATTGTGCAGGATGAGGGCGAACGTAAGGAAATGGAACTGCACGCCGGCGATATGTACCTGCATCCTGCGCGTGTACCACATAGCCCTGTGCGTAGCGAAGGCTCTATAGGCCTGGTTATAGAACGTGTGCGTGCCGGGCGTGGCTTTACAGATGGCTTGCTATGGCACTGCGAAAACTGCAACCACAAGCTCTATGAAGTGTTCTTTGAGCTGCACAATATAGAAAAGGACTTTTTGCCGCATTACAGGCATTTTTACAGTAGCGAAGCCCTGCGCACCTGCGATAAATGTGGTACTGTACTACCCGCTGATAAACGCTATGTAGCAGAGGAGTAA
- a CDS encoding methylated-DNA--[protein]-cysteine S-methyltransferase, with protein sequence MQQAYIKSPLGAVLIEGDENGISKISVLDNDMALSQDIPGTLAHAAKELAEYFEGQRNTFSFKLNPAGTDFQKKVWTALLEIPFGTTTSYHALSVKLGDVKAIRAVASANGKNPLWIVVPCHRVIGSDGSLTGYAGGLWRKKWLLEHECPPVQQSLF encoded by the coding sequence ATGCAGCAGGCATATATAAAATCTCCGCTGGGAGCAGTATTAATAGAAGGCGATGAAAACGGTATTTCAAAAATATCGGTTTTAGATAATGATATGGCTTTAAGTCAGGATATTCCGGGCACGCTTGCGCATGCGGCTAAGGAGCTTGCAGAATATTTTGAAGGGCAGCGCAATACATTCAGCTTTAAGCTTAATCCTGCGGGTACTGATTTTCAGAAAAAGGTATGGACAGCACTGCTGGAAATTCCGTTTGGCACCACCACTTCTTACCATGCCCTTTCGGTAAAGCTGGGCGATGTTAAAGCCATACGTGCTGTAGCCTCTGCTAATGGTAAAAACCCATTATGGATTGTTGTGCCCTGCCACCGCGTTATAGGCTCAGATGGTTCGCTTACGGGCTATGCAGGCGGCCTGTGGCGCAAAAAATGGCTGCTGGAGCATGAGTGCCCGCCTGTGCAGCAAAGTTTATTTTAA
- a CDS encoding S8 family peptidase produces MKFKSILLTSALALFLASCGAKKITATPLAITAPLTEKKADLTDAAEKRWSHLDLFKDTVPGMSVDRVYDLLKDRKSTKVIVAVVDSGVDIEHPELKDVVWTNTKEIAGNGIDDDKNGYIDDVHGWNFLGDIEHENLEYVRILKKGDDGSETYKRAKAEYDNEIQQAQAGKQQMDFILKADKAFQDKTGKQNYTADDLKKVTFDDAQLGQIKARFEQIFARTSREDFMKRIAGGVEHYDNQLKYNLNKEYDARKILGDNADDWNSKTYGNNNVIGPVKDGAKHGTHVAGIIAQARNNNVGGDGVATPVVEIMAVRAVPDGDEYDKDVALAIRYAVDNGAKVINGSFGKYYSPHSQWVYDALKYAGEKDVLVVFAAGNEGINLDADKSERYPNDDKNTLEEYTNNVLTIGALNEVYSDALVAPFSNFGKTKVDVFSPGMRIYATVPNNGYEFLQGTSMASPNAAGVAALVRAYYPKLSASEVKQIIMKSGVAITIDVKAGEEAVTLPFTDLSRSGKIVNAYNAIILADKVSRGEKL; encoded by the coding sequence ATGAAATTCAAATCGATTTTACTTACTTCGGCCCTGGCGCTTTTCCTTGCGAGCTGTGGCGCGAAGAAAATCACGGCAACACCTCTTGCCATTACTGCCCCGCTTACTGAAAAGAAAGCTGACCTTACTGACGCTGCCGAAAAACGCTGGAGCCACCTGGATCTTTTTAAAGATACTGTGCCGGGCATGAGTGTAGACCGCGTATATGACCTGCTTAAAGACCGCAAAAGCACTAAAGTTATTGTTGCTGTTGTAGACAGCGGTGTAGATATTGAGCACCCTGAGCTTAAAGACGTTGTTTGGACAAACACTAAAGAAATTGCCGGAAACGGTATAGACGACGATAAGAACGGCTATATTGATGATGTGCACGGATGGAATTTCCTTGGCGATATAGAGCACGAAAACCTTGAGTATGTGCGTATCCTTAAAAAAGGAGATGACGGCAGCGAAACTTATAAAAGAGCTAAAGCTGAGTATGATAACGAAATTCAGCAGGCGCAGGCTGGTAAGCAGCAGATGGATTTTATCCTGAAAGCAGATAAGGCATTCCAGGATAAAACAGGTAAGCAAAACTATACCGCAGATGATCTTAAAAAAGTAACGTTTGACGACGCACAGCTTGGCCAGATAAAAGCACGCTTTGAGCAGATATTTGCAAGAACCTCTCGCGAAGATTTTATGAAAAGAATAGCCGGTGGTGTAGAGCACTACGACAACCAGCTAAAATACAATCTTAACAAAGAGTATGATGCGCGCAAGATTCTTGGCGATAATGCAGACGACTGGAACAGCAAAACATATGGTAATAACAATGTTATAGGCCCGGTAAAAGACGGTGCTAAGCACGGTACCCACGTAGCGGGTATTATTGCCCAGGCGCGTAATAACAATGTGGGTGGCGACGGTGTTGCTACTCCTGTAGTAGAAATTATGGCGGTACGTGCCGTGCCGGATGGCGATGAGTACGATAAAGACGTTGCCCTTGCTATTCGCTATGCGGTAGATAACGGTGCTAAAGTTATTAACGGCAGTTTTGGTAAATACTACTCTCCGCACAGCCAGTGGGTGTATGATGCACTTAAATATGCAGGAGAGAAAGATGTTCTTGTAGTATTTGCTGCAGGTAACGAAGGTATAAACCTTGATGCCGATAAGAGTGAGCGTTACCCTAATGACGACAAAAATACTCTTGAAGAATATACAAACAATGTACTTACCATAGGTGCACTTAACGAAGTATACAGCGATGCGCTTGTTGCTCCGTTCTCTAACTTTGGTAAAACTAAAGTAGACGTGTTCTCTCCGGGTATGAGAATTTATGCTACCGTACCAAACAATGGCTATGAGTTCCTTCAGGGTACATCTATGGCATCGCCTAACGCGGCGGGTGTAGCAGCACTTGTACGTGCATACTACCCTAAGCTTAGTGCATCTGAAGTAAAGCAGATCATCATGAAATCTGGTGTTGCCATTACTATAGATGTTAAAGCTGGCGAAGAAGCTGTAACACTTCCATTCACAGACCTTTCACGCTCTGGTAAAATTGTAAATGCTTACAACGCTATCATTCTTGCGGATAAAGTTTCAAGAGGAGAAAAACTGTAG
- a CDS encoding MBL fold metallo-hydrolase, whose translation MKLYTVESGNFKLDGGAMFGVVPKTIWNKTNPADENNLIDMAARCLLVEDGNRLTLIDTGMGNKQNDKFFGYYSLWGDFNIDSSLKQHGFNRDDITDVFLTHLHFDHVGGAIQWNKDRTGYEPAFKNAHFWTNDNHWQWATKPNVREKASFLTENILPMQESGQLKFITRPENGDFSPETEAGFGVLFADGHTEKQMLPHITLNGKTFVFVADLLPTVGHLPLPYVMGYDTRPLLTVDEKARFLNAAADNNYYLVLGHDAHNEIITVQHTEKGVRLKEVFRAADILM comes from the coding sequence ATGAAACTTTATACCGTAGAAAGCGGCAACTTTAAGCTAGATGGTGGCGCTATGTTTGGCGTGGTACCAAAAACCATCTGGAATAAAACTAACCCTGCCGACGAAAACAACCTCATTGATATGGCCGCCCGCTGCCTTTTGGTAGAAGACGGCAACCGCCTTACCCTTATAGACACCGGTATGGGCAATAAGCAGAATGACAAATTCTTTGGATATTACTCACTTTGGGGCGATTTTAATATCGATTCTTCCTTAAAGCAGCACGGTTTTAACCGCGACGATATTACCGATGTGTTTTTAACCCACCTGCATTTTGACCATGTGGGCGGAGCCATACAGTGGAACAAAGACCGCACCGGTTATGAGCCTGCCTTTAAAAATGCACATTTCTGGACAAATGATAACCACTGGCAGTGGGCAACCAAGCCTAATGTGCGTGAAAAGGCATCGTTCCTGACCGAAAATATTTTGCCAATGCAGGAAAGCGGACAACTTAAATTTATCACACGTCCTGAAAACGGCGACTTTTCACCCGAAACCGAAGCGGGTTTTGGAGTGCTGTTTGCCGATGGCCATACCGAAAAGCAGATGTTGCCGCACATTACCCTTAACGGAAAAACGTTTGTTTTTGTAGCAGACCTATTGCCTACCGTGGGGCACCTGCCTTTACCCTATGTTATGGGTTATGATACCCGCCCGCTGCTTACGGTAGACGAGAAGGCAAGGTTTTTAAACGCTGCCGCAGATAATAACTATTATCTGGTACTGGGGCACGACGCGCACAACGAAATTATTACCGTGCAGCATACCGAAAAGGGTGTGCGCCTTAAGGAAGTATTTAGGGCTGCCGATATACTAATGTAA